In Vicia villosa cultivar HV-30 ecotype Madison, WI linkage group LG7, Vvil1.0, whole genome shotgun sequence, the DNA window CCATTCTCCTGGCAAATGATGGCGTAACGGGCCAAGCCCTGTGCGTTTTGCTGGATAGACAACTCAGAGGGCTCATTGGGGCCAATCTTGAGGACTGCACGCCACTTGGCAAAGCGTGCTCCAGCCTTGTAGTACTGCTGGCATCTAGCTCCAAGAGAGTCAAAGCCTTGTGTTGTTGTTTCACCGTTTGTTCCAGCTAATTCAACAACACCCTTGTCAACTTTGATGCCTGGTATGACATTGTTCTCTTGGAGGATTTCAACAAAAGGCTTCCCTTCAGAGGACTTCTGGTAAAGGGTTTCCTCGAAGAGGATGACACCAGAGAGGTATTGGAGTGCATTAGGAGAAGTGAAAAGAAGTTCACGAAGAGCTTGACGGTTGGCCTCAATGTTCTCAACGTTGATGCTTGCTAGACGCTTGCCAATGGTCCCTGTGCTCTCATCAGCCGCCAAGATACCCTTGCCAGGGGTAGCTATGTACTTGGCATTCTTGATAAGCTCATCTGGATATTAAAACACCTCATATGGAATGAAAACCACAGGTCTATTATTATTACCTGAACTTGATAATGAGGATTGAAGTTGAGGTAGCTTCTTAGACAAGTTGACATGAACCATTATGATAATAGTGCAGATAATATTAACATGAGTGTAGAGttagaaggaaaaaaaaactaatgacAATGAAAAAACAAAACGACACTTATTTTAGAACATTTTTTACACTAAAAAGACGGTTATTTTGTAACAGACACTAATATTTCATTAGATTGGAAAGTTTTACAAGCTTGTAGAATAATAAATAATTGTTCTTGTAGAGTGAGTAAGCTTATAGCAGAAGAAGAAAGAGGAGAATGAGATTACCTGCATACTTTCCAACAAAGGCAGACATGCTTTGAAATCGATATTGGATGGCGGGAAACAAACAGATAACAGACGACAGCACAAAAACTGAGGTTAGCCAATACCAAAGTTATATAGATAAACCACTAAAGGAATATACCAAGAGGTTTTTCCACAACCAATGCAAATACAGCACGTGTCGAGTGATTTAGCCTAAAGAAGTTTATCACTCTTGGATAGAGCAATGAGTGACCATTCTTCTTGCCAAGTGGCAACTCATCCTTTTCAATAATACCAATAGATTTCAGTAACCtcataaaagataaaaaagaaaTTTTGTGGTCATGTTCATCATCAACTAGGACTTGTTTCTTTCTGAAAATATCAAGCCTACATACAAAATTGAGATATTAACCTCATGGATAATATCCTAGTATGTGGATTGTTTACAGAACTCTGTCTCAGCcacatttaaaaaaattgttgtctTTTTCAGAATCAAGTTCAACATTCAAGATACATGTACATGTGTGTAACTCACACCCGCATATCTTCCTAAATTGTGAGTCAGATTGAAGAGAATTAAATATACAGGTGAATGTGAAGACATGTCACAACTTTGCAGACCAAGAAATTGTacaacttaaataaaataaaattattatcatTTCTACAATTATATGAAGTATAAATCTCGGACTTCATGCTAAATCAGTATCGTCCGAGAACAAGTTGAAAGTAAAACTCTGGTATAATAACAAAAGATTATACAAAAACTGCATTGGAGAATTCCAACGATGTGCATTggttaaagaaaaacaaaattgattTAAAACTAGCACTCAGATCCCGGCAGAGACCCAATTCAGTAAAGTCTAATCTTTTTTGTTAAATAATGATCAACCACAAAATATGGTGGATTTTTCCCGAGAATAACTATGTGAACGGGCTTCCACCTTGCAAGTCCTCATCATTTGTTCCAAAATCAATCCCCAAACCCATCCAAGGAATGACATGGAAATCTTCAAACGGACCAATCAGTGGAACCTTCAGCAGATTGTGCTATGTTGACCTGAGGCTGAGAATCAAGTAACAGGGCCGAAGTAACTGAATTTGATGCAGTAGAAGAGGCGGTCAGGGGCGCAGTAGCTACGGTTTACTTGCAAAAATGCTCAAGATGAGTTTTGTGACATAGGAGTAAGGCTTCAACTTCTTTGATGGAGACAGAAACAAATTTTCCACTTAAAAATCTGATAGTAAATTACGTCAAGATGTTGGCGAACTGAACTCGGTTCACAGATGGCATTAATTGAACCGATTAAAGTTTGAATGAGCAGGAGAAAATCAGAGACAAAATAATCTTAGATGTCAAAACATTTATCCTCATATATCTTTTGCAGACCACATGCACACCTTGAGGTGCCTGGCAAGACAAGAGAAAGTGTAAATCACTGGATACAAGAAAAGACAGGCAAgagaaaataatgaaaaaaaaaaacaagatatGCATATGAGATAACGATAGCAATAACTTGCTGACGTTGATTGAGAAATATAATATTGGACTCTGGTACAtccttaaaattaaaaaaatttcttgAACAGCAGAATTACCTGAAGATGAAGATATTATAAGGTTAATCAAAACGGAAAAAGAAAAAAGCCAACAAATTAAATGTCAATTTTAAATCACCCTAATCATGCTAACTGCTGCATAGCTTAAAGTTGCAGTAGGCGGTTGATGATGGTTCATGCGCATTTTTTACATGCTATAAATCATTTAGAGACTGCTCGAATACTAAAAAACTGAAGCACTAAACTGGAAACAAATTGGTCCGTGCATGATTTCTAAAATGGTCAATGGAATGTAATAAATTCAGAAGCAAAAGACTCTAAGATTTTGTTACTCAACAAAGTGACAAAGCAATGGATAACCAATTCCAAGAACAGCAGACACTAActaaagataaaatgactattttcACTTTCTATTCGATAACTATGATTTATCTCTCATGAATGTTCAAACTCGATAGCTATGTGTATCTACCATATCAATGTTCACCAAATTATATTTAGATAATTACACACTACAACGTTTAGCATGAAATTGACTTACACAACAAAAAAGGTTTTGAAGTAATTTTTACATTGATTTAATTTTGTATTGACCATCAAAAACTAAAGAGTAGTGACTTGTTTAAAAACTGAAATATTCATCTTGTGCAGTTCATACGTCAGCATGCATAAAACACACTTTAGACCAGCTTTAAATTAAACATACATTACAAGAATGACACACCTGTGCCTAAGATAGGATCCAACAGTAACACATGCCTATCTGAGATATCATTTGGAAACTTCTCACATATTTGTTGCTCAAAATCAAGGGATGAGTTAGGCATTATGAAATGAAACAAATAGAGACATATATGCAGATGCAAAACCTGCTGAATGTTGTCACCTTCTCTACGAATAAGAACTTTTACAATCTTGATACCTGTGCAGAATGCTCATAAAGCCTATGCTTTCCCCAATGAAAGTAGATCATTATATCAAAATTAaggacatgttgtgcttttctaAGAAATGAACTTAATTGAAAAACTACAGTGATGGGTTCACATCAAACAGATTAGCATGGAAAAAAGAACACGTCTTTTAAAGCATAGTGGGGATAAACCTAGATGATAATTTCAAGGAAAACGAAAAACAATTAGCACTTCATGCAATCTAAGCAATTTCCTAATTCCAAACCTAAATCGGCAAAAGATCATCCATTTGTTTATGGAGATGTTTAAGGAGGAATAAGAGAAAACTCAAGACACTATTTTCAACCAAAGATGCCAATATTTGGTATAGGTATAGCTTATTTTCTTTCCAATTTTACCCTCTATTTATTGTgaatatttcaaaaatatatattagaggTGATAAGTGGAAGTTGGTtatcttatttttaaataaaagtaaGATTAAtcagttttaaattttttgtttttttttttttcaatttttgaaaTCAATATTAAGTTAACATATAATATCTTATTATTTCACAAGTCAGTGCGGGTTAAAAAAAGCGGACGGACGGGCACGTGAGTGGCCACCGTCTGGACGCTACTcgctagtaataataataagatagCAAGAAATGGCATGGATATGTAGATGAACCACACATTAATCATAAAGAGATTTGTTCTCTAATCTAAAAGTCAATTTTCATTTCACTTGGTGCAAAAATTTACTATGATAatgaagtttcaaaatttcataacAGTAACAAACAAACTATTGAAAAAATAATCAGGGAAATGTCATCTCATAAAAGCTTTAGCGAAATCCACTATTTCCTTCAATAGTTTTCTTGTCTTCTTGGACTTCTTCTGTTTAACCTTTTTGGTCGGGAGAGGCATTTCCCTGATGGGGCCTGGGGGTAAACCCTTTTTCAATGCACTTCCTCTGGGTGTAGCAGAGGGGGGAATTCTCAAGCTCTGAGGAGGTAAAGGAGTGTGTTGCTTCCAGAACAAGTTACTTTCCATGGAAAATTTTACTTTCTTGGAACTCTTGTCCGCACTCTTTGCTACTGCAGAGACATCTTCCGCATCAGCAGTGTTCAAATCAAAATCCTGAGATGTCTCTCCTTTAGAGTTCTCTGTTCTCTTTCTCTTCCTAGATACAACCCCCTGAGATGTCTCTCCTTTCGAGTTCTctgttctctttctcttcttaGATACATCACTCTTGTTAATCTTCCTCTGGTTCTTTTTTGGCTTTCTCACTTTGTCAACAGAATCCAGCACTACCCGGTCAATAGAGtcaggaaggaaaaactcaaagcCAGAATTAACAACATCCTTCTCCAGCTTCAAGAACTCATTGTGCAATTCAAACAAAACCTTTCTTTTGCTATTAACACAACCAGGATTAGAAGCCAACTCAAATAACTTGGAAGAAAAACCCATAACCACCGCTATTGTTCCCAAATTCACAACATCACCATCACATTCCTCCCCACTCTTCTTAAACTCCAACAACTTCTTCCCATTCATCAACAACACATCAAAAAAGCCACTCTTAATCTTCCCTAACAAAACCTTATCACGCAATTTAACCACAGCAGAGAAAAACGGTCTAAAAAGCAATTCTAAAACACTCAACTTAACCGGAAGAAAAGGCGTAAGCTCTTGAAGAAAAACAGAAGCAACATAATAATTAACACGTTTTTCCTCAACAAACCTATCTTTCGCAGAAAAAGTAGACTTATCAAAACAATTCATAACAAGATTAACCAGATCCAATTTCCACGAATTCTTATCAAGTAAAGAGAAAGCGTTGGATATAAACCTACGAATAAGGAGATAGAATTTGTCTAACCTAACGGAATTGATACCGGACCATTCACGACGCATGGTGAGGAAGAAGGTGGAGAAATACTGCAGCGAGCGAGAAGGATGAGGGAATGTTGAGAGATACGAAGCGAGGCGATCGATGAGGTCGGCTTGAAGGAGAGATTTGTCGGAGCGATAGACGCAGTAGAAGAGACCTTTCCAGAGCTTTTTGGCGATGTTTTGAGGGAGAAGGTGTTGGGAACGCCATGATTTTAAGAGAATGCGGATTGCTTTGTTTTTTGAGAATTTGTGAGAGGAAGATAGCTTTACCGGCGGCGAGGGTATAATTTCCGACGATGACGGCATTGTCTCCGGTGCcggaaggaagaagaagattgaGAAACTACCGTTTCGATTTTGTTATTGTAATTGTCGTAATCGCTTTCTTAACTGTAATTGACGATTTAAATATTTGGTTAAATATGGTTTAGATTTAAATATTGAGTTAATTATGATATCATAGCATATTTTAATTActttaattagaatttattatAATAGATACTATAAACAGGAAAGAGTTAATGCATACTATATAcagtatatatttaattattaacaaattaataatttaatacaaaggaaaatatttaatacaataataataataatattagtaataataataaaaataaaaattattattaatatttatttaagtggATAGTCTATAAGCTTCGAATGCATAgcaatttgattttttagctaaataaaatttgataaaaattatattattataatatttcttAATTTAAAAATGTCTGGTATGTCAACTTAAGTCTATAAGTTGGTGTGACATATTCTCGATCATATATACAAGAATTTAATAGTAATAAATTTTATACGgtcaataaattatatatatgttaattTATAAGAAGTTTTAAtttatcaacaaaatcaaaatttaatagtcgtgattaattgttctcatttctcataataaccaagtgttctcacttgagtcgtccccatatatatatatatatatatatatatatatatatatatatatatatatatatatatatatatatatatatatatatatatattaattgtttgattttataatattttatttgttaaattttaaaataggggaCAGGATTGGTCCAAGCCCGCGAGTAACACAACGACTTTAGGCCTCATAATTTTGGATCTTTATTTAGCTTTCAAATcgtttaaaaaaataagaaattttttaatACACCCTTATGGGTTTTTAGCGTCCCTTGGTAATTCCTGTAATACTCTCTtaatttggatatgcatatccgaacttAACATATTTCAGTTTTTTATCAAATaggttcggagatgcatatccgaagacacaACATGGTAGCTTTTGGACATACATCCGAAATAAACACTGACTACcaaagagaaaaaaaactttaaaaccaAGACAACTTAACATAGATTTAACATAGATAGTGGAAATTATAGTGGTACACTAATTTAGCATTACATATTGTTATAAACGGGTAGTTGAGGGCGttacaacattttgataacatcttcTCCTGATATTTGAAGCTTCGCATCGACTTCAATCAGACTCTTAGTAGAGTATCAGTGAAAAGTGCTCCACATAACTTTTAAACTGGCATCCATCTTTAGTGCAAACTGTGTGAACTTTATCTTTCCTTTGTTCTTATGTCCTTCGTCCTCccatttgcatgtttcttttccttttccatcAGCTACAACTTCAATTGTCTCCTTAGGAGACTACCTGTTCTTTATGGATTCTCATATTTCCATCTTACTAACCTTGGTATATTTAGATAGTCATCCCTTTTAATAAACCCTTCAATCACATCCTTACGCTGGATGCAATCGTTGGTGTTATGTTTATGACTTTTGTGACAATGATAGTATTTTGATTGGCCAATGCAGGCGGACTTTATGATCGGATCAAAATTTATTATCTTGACCTCTTTAAGTTATGTGTTAGCATATTCTGTCAAAATCATCTCTCGTGAGGTGTTTAAATGGATGTATGACTCGAATTTCGAATGGGGCATCCGCTTTTATTCCTCTATAGATTTCCATGAATCTTTCTTTGGTGTTTGACTAGATTCGGGATTCCCTAGTCTTCGGTTACCTTCATCGGCCAACAATTCTTCTCATAGTTAATGTAGGGCGCACCCTACTTAGTAGGTCTTTCAAGTTATAGGCCTCTAAGTGTGATGTGTGTGTCTTCGGTAGTCTTGGCTTTTTGGACCTCTTCTAGGTCTTTTTTGGTTCAACGAACTTCTGCGACGTCGCTTCCCAGACGGAATTATCCTTTAGGATAGTATTTTGTAGGATCTTTTTAATCTAAGTAAGTATATCCGCGATAGCCTGGGATTTTTTATGTTTAATCATCTGGAACATGTCGTTCACCAGTTCTTAAGCCCATTGCGAGTCGAGATTGGCCTGCAAGAGTTGAAAATCGGGAACTGTGTCACGTTTAGTGACTGTAGGGAATAACATTGGTATTGTGGATGGTTCCCTTAAGTGGAACTATGGAGCGGAACTGGAAAATAGGGGGAGCCGAGGAGTTCACTGAATCATCTTTGGTTGCACGAGATTTGGTGGAGGAATAACGTAAGCAGTGGGTGTTGAGGTTCAACTATCATCGATAGAGGCGGTGGAAGTTTTCCTTCTCCTTTAGCGGTTGCGGCAACTTGTCGTTGGACGTCGAAACGAGTAACTTTCAATGGTGTCATTGCCTGATAATTCCGATGAGTGGAATCTGACTTCAAACTTTAATGAGATTAATTAGGAAATGGAGATCTACTCTTTAGTTGAAGGGGATATGTATTTGAGATTAGTGGAACGTGGTAATCGTAGGAATCAAAGATCGATTCTCACAAACGGCACCAATGTTCCGTTCAAGAATGAAATGATAATTGGAAAGGTTGAACTGATGCAATGTTATTGTGGTGCAATGTTCTGATGTGATGGAGCAGACTGACCTATAAGGTTATCACTCCAACGTCCAAGTCCGTGAGAAATATAGTTTCAATGAGAAATAAAATTTATACTTAAAAAATGGCGTGCTAGCCCCCTTTAAATAGGAGAAATTGTAAGCAACTAAAATCGAAGACGCGTATGAGATGTGAATGATCGTTTGATGAATCAGGACGGTGGAAATGAATTTTTCAAATAAGGTGATTTCGGTGGCGCAAGGAATTATATATAATTCATCTACCATTGTCTCGTTTTTGCCTCTTTCCGTATTTGACCTTTGTGCTTTTTAGACCCTTTGGCCGGCCTATAGCAGGGGCATTCTAAGAGACGGTGAAGTTTCTATGGACTTTTGGAATAAAACTATTAATCAAGAGTATTTTAGTACATACTTCATCGGTCTTGCTATGAAAGCTTGTCTTAAGTGAAACCTCAATTCCAATGACACTAGGGAAATGTAGATTTGTTTACTCTATCCATAGTTTATGTCAATGCTATCTAGAGAGATCAAAATCTTATATTTTTCCAAGAAACCCATATTGAAGGGGATCTATGGTACAAGATCTGCCCCTAGTTTAATTAATTGAGAAAGATATTCACAATCCTTCTGGTAATGCTGTTTTATCTGAGTGAATTCAGTTTCTCGTTCTTTGGAAATCCTTTTTTAGAACTATTGTCCTGGTGCTTTTCCCCACTTAGCTGTTTGGTTAATCTGTTCTTTATcaataaaagaaatatataaatTGGTGGGATAAAGTATAAAATACTTATTTACAATCACTATAAAGTATAATTGATTATGAATGCTTATAGATAGGTACCTCACAGACAGTGTCGCCTGGTATTTATGCTAGAATTAATTTGGGAGCAAATCAATTTTTGACAACAAGAAACTGTATAACTCCATCAAGTAAAATTATATATCCTTTCTATATAGTATAAATCTCAGAATTCACGAACATGTATCATATCAGAATCAGCATCGGCAAAGAATAGGTTGAAAGAAAAATCCGGGTATAAGGGAACACAAAATTTGCATTGGAGAGTTCCAACTATAAGTCAGTGAATAAAGCAAAGCAAGGATTATGatcaaaattgaattaaaattagcACTCAGATCCCAGCAGCCTCAAATTCAGCAAAGTCCAATATTTTTCTTTCCAGCGAAGTCTCCAAAAGAATATTGTGGATTTTGCCCAAGAACAACTACCGTGAACAGCTCTCCACTAGCTCATCGTCATCATCTGTTCCAAAATATCGATCCCCAAATTCGCCCATCCCAGGAATGACACGGAAATCTTCATTTAAACCAATGTCAATCTCGGATGTCACAATTTTTATTCTTGGAAATCTTTTGCAGACCATGTGCAGACCTTGAGGTGCCTGGCAAGATGAGAGAGAACATGTAAATCATTGAatacaaaaaaagaaagaagcaacAGAAAATAATGAAAGAAGTAAGATATACTGATGAGCTAAAGATATCAATAACTTACTGATATGAGGTTGAGAAATATAATGTTGGACTCTGGAACACCCTTTCTTATAATTAAAGAAATCGCTTCAACAGCAGAATTACCTaaagataatcaaaataaaaattaaatgtcAAAGATATTCTAAAGATATTCAGAATTACCTAAAGATATTCTAaagttaatcaaaataaaaaccaACAAATTAAATGTCAATTTTAAATCACCATTATTATGTTGACTGCTGCATAACTAAAAATAGGAGTAGCTTGCTTATGATTCATGTGCATTTTTACATATTGTAAAACATTTTTAGACTGCTGAGCTTAAAAAATGAAGAACTAAACTGGAGAAAATTTTGTACCAATGCATAAAACACACCTTAAACCAACATTAATTGAAATATACATTAATGAGAATGACAGACCTGTGCCTAAGATAGGATCCAACAGTAACACATGCCTATCTGAGATATCATTTGGCAGCTTTTCATATACTAGCTGCTCAATAATCAAGGAATGAGTTAGACGATGTGAAATGAAACAAACGGAAATATATGCTCAATTCTACAGCATACAGGCAGACAACAAACCTGCTGACCGTTGTCACCTTCTCTATGAATAAGAATTTTACCAATCTTGATACCTTTACAACATGCTCGCAAAGCATTCTCCATGCTTTCCCCACTGAAAttagatcaaaatattaaatttaagaaCAGAGTTAGTTTTTCTCAGAAATAAATTTTAGAAGAAAAACTGTAGTAATCTTAGCTTCGCACCAAATTGCGTAGAAAGCAAAAAAGAACTAGTCTCTTAAAGCATAGTTGGGGGATTGATTTAATTTCAAGGAAAGCGTTCTTGATTTCAAACCCAAATTGAAAAAAGATCATCCATTTGCTTGTGGAATTGTTGAAGGATGATTAAAAAAGTTTTTGAGACAATATTTTCAACCAATGATGTCAATATTCAAATGACTTCTGTTTTGGAATAGACGGAATACCTCCTGATAATGGAGACACCACACAACCTCTTACAAAAATCCACACCACTGTATACAGACCCTGCATTGAAGGAAAAAAATCAGCTATTACCATAAAAAGGTTGGGATATGAAACAAACTAATTCTATCCCGTAAATATCAGAAGAACTTTACAGCCTTTCCATGATGTCCTATATACAGGTAAGTCAATTCTAAAACAAGACCAAGAACATGTAGTTCACATTTCACTCAAGACAAAGAAACCAGAGAATGGTGCACTTGAACGCTTATGAACTACTACAAAAAGCAGAGGAAATCAGCGTTGGGTGTGAAGGGGACTTACCAGTAGGAGTGATTACTTGCTTTTCTGTAAATGGAAGATGTCCTAGGCCATGTTCTACGACCTGGCAAAGCAAGGGAATTGTTGTGATAAATAAAATTCCATTCCCATGCCCCCTCAAAAATTAAAAGTAACAAATGAACCATTGCACCATTATGTACATACCAAACGAATCAAACGGTCAGCATAAAATACAAAGTCATGCTTCTTTGTCTGAGAATCGCGTATCAAGGTGTGCATGCCCCTTATCTGCAAAGCAAGAGTTACCGTGATGATTCAATTTTTATGGAAAATTTAATAGCTTTTGCTGGACAGGAAAAGATAGAATAGGATTACTGAAAATGTCAATAGACAGTAAGAAAGGGGTACCTGAAAAGTAGACTGAATGACATATAAGTTAGGATATATTTTACAGAGGTCATGCTGACCAAGCTTTGTGCGAATATGCTGCACAATCAAATCAATTGCTACATGATTATCTCCTCCACGGGGTATAATGATATCAGCATACTTCTTTGAAGGAAGGATAAAGTCATCAAAAGCCGGCTTCACAAATTTTGAATACTGCATCAAATATTGTTTAAAATCAGCAACTACAatatgcatggtgagaaaagagtatatataggtttgatcaccatcatcatcaatcccAACTCCATAAAAACTAAATAATGACGGGCTTCCCAATCGAGGTACTTGAAAAATAGCCAATCAGTAGCGTGAGCTATAACAACATTTACAAGTCTTCTAAATGCAATGAACATAAGAAATGTGACGGGGGGCTAATGTGGCTGGAAGTTGCTACCTGATCAAGCACTGCTTCAATATTACGTGAATTATCGGCAGTATCACGCTTAATCCTTCTTGACAGACGAACATCAGCATCTGCACTGAACATTTAACAACGTAAAGTGACAGCTTAACTTATTATTAGGACTAGAACCCATGAAATGCACTTTTAAAATTGCTATAAATTAGAGATGGACAACTACTGATAAAATAGGAAGTAGGGAAGGGAGGTGAATAGTATGAATTTTAGTATAAGGGCATGCATTTGTTTAGATAATGTGAATGGTATGAATTTTAGTATGTCATAATGTAAACCATGGAAGAAAATGCATGTGAGTTTAAGGAAAACAAATATGGCAAtatattaattaagaaataagaaatgcCGCAAAAAACTACAACGGAAATAGATATACTAGTTAGATTGGAACAAAATAATAAGGGACCTGTGTCAACAAATATCTTCATATTCATCAATGCCCTGACACGTGGGTCATGGAAAACAAGGATGCCTTCTAAAATTATAACGTCTGCAGGGTTTACCTGCAAAACACGTTAAATCAACATAAATTGGGAGCTGTgctgcataatttggaaagcATTAATACACtaaattattctaattaaaaatatgAAATCATCATAAATACCCTTCTAGCGGGAAACACATTGTTCTTGTAAGCCTTAAAGTCATACTTCGGTATATCCACTGCTTGGCTATTCTTCAATTTGTCCATAACAGTTACCAATCGCTCCGTATCAAAAGCTTCTGAAGATATCAGCAACACTTGTTAGAAATAATGCAAGGAGCAGCAGGAGAAGTCAAGAACCACCATTCACACATGCGCTAAGAAAATTTAAAGGTCATTTCAATATGATTATGCTATCTTATCAAATATCAAGTGAATTTAATTTACTGGGTAGCTACTAATGTTGCTACTGGCTATTTAGGTACTAAAATATCTAGGTGCTATAATAGAAGGAACTTAGTTCAAGCTTTCATATGCTTGACACAAATCCcatattttaacatttaaaatatgCAGTAGTTTTATCAACTGTATTAATCTGTCAACTAAATTCAAGAATATTAAAGGTTTGGAGCTTCATTAGATCAATATTCAATACTTAATTTCAAGTTTCTGACAGCTAATTATGAGGTCAATTATGTTTCAATAAATATTTGAGGCTACCCTTTCCTTTGTATTACCCTTGATATTCCTAAAGAATTCAAAGCAAGAAAAATGCTGTTGACACTCTAGAATGTGGTGAAATAAAAAATGAACTACAAACATTCTAAAAAACCAACCTGATTCTAGAAAACCATCCTAATGAAGTTGATACATACTTCattgaatataataaaatattttaatatcaaGAGAAAGTCACTTATAATGTCAAACTGATGAGTACAATTGAACTGACCAGGATG includes these proteins:
- the LOC131615675 gene encoding uncharacterized protein LOC131615675, translated to MPSSSEIIPSPPVKLSSSHKFSKNKAIRILLKSWRSQHLLPQNIAKKLWKGLFYCVYRSDKSLLQADLIDRLASYLSTFPHPSRSLQYFSTFFLTMRREWSGINSVRLDKFYLLIRRFISNAFSLLDKNSWKLDLVNLVMNCFDKSTFSAKDRFVEEKRVNYYVASVFLQELTPFLPVKLSVLELLFRPFFSAVVKLRDKVLLGKIKSGFFDVLLMNGKKLLEFKKSGEECDGDVVNLGTIAVVMGFSSKLFELASNPGCVNSKRKVLFELHNEFLKLEKDVVNSGFEFFLPDSIDRVVLDSVDKVRKPKKNQRKINKSDVSKKRKRTENSKGETSQGVVSRKRKRTENSKGETSQDFDLNTADAEDVSAVAKSADKSSKKVKFSMESNLFWKQHTPLPPQSLRIPPSATPRGSALKKGLPPGPIREMPLPTKKVKQKKSKKTRKLLKEIVDFAKAFMR
- the LOC131615677 gene encoding uridine kinase-like protein 3; this translates as MNTKSVEDLMDCSSEVHYSGFHMDGIEQRNGGTEQPTTSAIDEYKQPFLIGVAGGSASGKTAVCDMIIQQLHDQRVVLVNQDSFYHNLTEEELKRVQDYNFDHPEAFDTERLVTVMDKLKNSQAVDIPKYDFKAYKNNVFPARRVNPADVIILEGILVFHDPRVRALMNMKIFVDTDADVRLSRRIKRDTADNSRNIEAVLDQYSKFVKPAFDDFILPSKKYADIIIPRGGDNHVAIDLIVQHIRTKLGQHDLCKIYPNLYVIQSTFQIRGMHTLIRDSQTKKHDFVFYADRLIRLVVEHGLGHLPFTEKQVITPTGSVYSGVDFCKRLCGVSIIRSGESMENALRACCKGIKIGKILIHREGDNGQQLVYEKLPNDISDRHVLLLDPILGTGNSAVEAISLIIRKGVPESNIIFLNLISAPQGLHMVCKRFPRIKIVTSEIDIGLNEDFRVIPGMGEFGDRYFGTDDDDELVESCSR